The Rhododendron vialii isolate Sample 1 chromosome 6a, ASM3025357v1 genome includes a window with the following:
- the LOC131330721 gene encoding protein NRT1/ PTR FAMILY 6.4 isoform X1 encodes MEGGNENHRPRQVLVDAKGEAEIDENVVDVKGNPVDKSRTGGWLAAGLILGTELSERICVMGIAMNLVTYLVGDLHLSSSKSANTVTNFMGTLNLLGLLGGFVADARLGRYLTVAISASITALGVTLLTLATIIPSMRPPPCTDSRTQQCIEATSRQLVLLYAALYMTALGAGGIKSNVSGFGSDQFDTRDPKEEKSMIYFFNRFYFGISTGSLFAVTVLVYIQDNEGRGWGYGISAGTMVIAVAILLYGTSFYRYKKPQGSPLTIIWRVVLLAWKKRSLPHPSDPTFLNEYHKAEVSHTQKFRCLDKAAILDDYAAANGNRNNPWIVSTVTQVEEVKLVLKLIPIWSTCILFWTIYSQMNTFTIEQATFMNRHIGSFVVPSGSFSFFLIITILLFTSLNEKVFVPLARKLTHNNQGITSLQRIAVGLIFSAVAMVASALIEKHRREMAVNQNTQISAFWLVPQFFLVGAGEAFAYVGQLEFFIREAPEKMKSMSTGFFLSTLSMGYFVSSLLVSLVDKVTKGNWLRSNLDEAKLDNFYWILAVLVVLNFLVFLAFAAKHQYKVQPTTSHGREKELKIWNDGSIEDPEKNKSAKEKEGP; translated from the exons ATGGAGGGGGGCAATGAAAATCACCGGCCGAGACAG GTTTTGGTTGATGCCAAAGGCGAGGCTGAAATTGATGAAAACGTAGTAGATGTCAAGGGGAATCCCGTGGACAAGTCGCGGACCGGTGGATGGCTCGCTGCAGGCCTCATCTTAG GGACTGAACTCTCTGAGAGGATATGCGTGATGGGAATCGCAATGAATTTAGTGACTTACTTGGTTGGAGATTTGCATCTTTCATCATCCAAGTCAGCAAATACTGTCACCAACTTCATGGGCACCCTCAATCTCCTTGGCCTTCTCGGCGGTTTTGTAGCCGACGCTCGGCTTGGCCGTTACTTGACTGTTGCAATCTCTGCTTCCATTACTGCTTTG GGCGTCACACTGTTGACACTAGCCACAATTATCCCTAGCATGAGACCCCCTCCATGCACAGACTCAAGAACACAACAATGCATCGAAGCCACCAGCCGCCAACTAGTTCTGCTATATGCCGCCCTCTACATGACGGCACTAGGTGCTGGGGGGATAAAGTCTAACGTCTCAGGTTTTGGGTCCGACCAATTTGATACAAGAGATCCCAAGGAGGAGAAGTCCATGATCTACTTCTTCAACAGGTTCTACTTCGGTATCAGCACTGGCTCCCTATTTGCTGTAACAGTGCTAGTATACATACAAGACAATGAAGGAAGAGGATGGGGGTATGGGATTTCAGCAGGGACGATGGTAATAGCTGTTGCTATATTGCTGTATGGAACAAGCTTTTATCGGTACAAGAAGCCCCAAGGGAGCCCTTTGACTATTATATGGAGGGTGGTTCTATTGGCTTGGAAGAAGAGGAGTCTTCCTCATCCTTCCGACCCCACCTTCTTGAATGAGTACCACAAAGCCGAAGTCTCGCATACGCAAAAGTTCAG GTGTCTTGACAAGGCTGCAATCCTGGATGACTACGCAGCTGCCAACGGAAACAGAAACAACCCTTGGATAGTCTCAACAGTGACTCAAGTAGAAGAGGTGAAATTGGTACTGAAGCTAATCCCCATATGGTCCACCTGCATCCTCTTTTGGACAATCTACTCTCAGATGAACACCTTCACCATTGAACAAGCCACCTTCATGAACCGACACATTGGGTCCTTCGTTGTCCCTTCAGGCTCTTTCTCCTTCTTTCTCATCATCACAATTCTCCTCTTCACATCCCTAAACGAAAAGGTTTTCGTCCCTTTGGCACGAAAACTCACCCACAACAACCAAGGAATCACAAGCCTCCAGAGGATTGCAGTTGGACTAATTTTCTCAGCAGTTGCCATGGTAGCTTCTGCTCTAATAGAGAAGCACAGGAGAGAAATGGCTGTAAATCAGAACACTCAAATTAGTGCCTTCTGGCTAGTCCCTCAGTTCTTCCTTGTGGGTGCTGGGGAAGCTTTTGCTTACGTTGGACAGCTGGAGTTTTTCATCAGAGAAGCACCGGAAAAGATGAAATCTATGAGCACAGGGTTTTTCTTAAGCACTCTATCAATGGGATACTTTGTGAGTAGTTTGCTGGTGTCTTTGGTGGATAAGGTGACGAAAGGGAACTGGCTTCGAAGCAACTTGGATGAAGCTAAACTGGATAACTTCTACTGGATACTTGCGGTGCTAGTAGTGTTGAATTTCTTAGTTTTTCTTGCCTTTGCAGCCAAACACCAGTACAAGGTACAGCCCACTACAAGTCACGGTCGGGAGAAGGAGCTCAAGATTTGGAACGATGGGTCGATTGAAGATCCAGAGAAGAATAAGAGTGCCAAAGAAAAAGAGGGACCTTAG
- the LOC131330721 gene encoding protein NRT1/ PTR FAMILY 6.4 isoform X2 gives MVLVDAKGEAEIDENVVDVKGNPVDKSRTGGWLAAGLILGTELSERICVMGIAMNLVTYLVGDLHLSSSKSANTVTNFMGTLNLLGLLGGFVADARLGRYLTVAISASITALGVTLLTLATIIPSMRPPPCTDSRTQQCIEATSRQLVLLYAALYMTALGAGGIKSNVSGFGSDQFDTRDPKEEKSMIYFFNRFYFGISTGSLFAVTVLVYIQDNEGRGWGYGISAGTMVIAVAILLYGTSFYRYKKPQGSPLTIIWRVVLLAWKKRSLPHPSDPTFLNEYHKAEVSHTQKFRCLDKAAILDDYAAANGNRNNPWIVSTVTQVEEVKLVLKLIPIWSTCILFWTIYSQMNTFTIEQATFMNRHIGSFVVPSGSFSFFLIITILLFTSLNEKVFVPLARKLTHNNQGITSLQRIAVGLIFSAVAMVASALIEKHRREMAVNQNTQISAFWLVPQFFLVGAGEAFAYVGQLEFFIREAPEKMKSMSTGFFLSTLSMGYFVSSLLVSLVDKVTKGNWLRSNLDEAKLDNFYWILAVLVVLNFLVFLAFAAKHQYKVQPTTSHGREKELKIWNDGSIEDPEKNKSAKEKEGP, from the exons ATG GTTTTGGTTGATGCCAAAGGCGAGGCTGAAATTGATGAAAACGTAGTAGATGTCAAGGGGAATCCCGTGGACAAGTCGCGGACCGGTGGATGGCTCGCTGCAGGCCTCATCTTAG GGACTGAACTCTCTGAGAGGATATGCGTGATGGGAATCGCAATGAATTTAGTGACTTACTTGGTTGGAGATTTGCATCTTTCATCATCCAAGTCAGCAAATACTGTCACCAACTTCATGGGCACCCTCAATCTCCTTGGCCTTCTCGGCGGTTTTGTAGCCGACGCTCGGCTTGGCCGTTACTTGACTGTTGCAATCTCTGCTTCCATTACTGCTTTG GGCGTCACACTGTTGACACTAGCCACAATTATCCCTAGCATGAGACCCCCTCCATGCACAGACTCAAGAACACAACAATGCATCGAAGCCACCAGCCGCCAACTAGTTCTGCTATATGCCGCCCTCTACATGACGGCACTAGGTGCTGGGGGGATAAAGTCTAACGTCTCAGGTTTTGGGTCCGACCAATTTGATACAAGAGATCCCAAGGAGGAGAAGTCCATGATCTACTTCTTCAACAGGTTCTACTTCGGTATCAGCACTGGCTCCCTATTTGCTGTAACAGTGCTAGTATACATACAAGACAATGAAGGAAGAGGATGGGGGTATGGGATTTCAGCAGGGACGATGGTAATAGCTGTTGCTATATTGCTGTATGGAACAAGCTTTTATCGGTACAAGAAGCCCCAAGGGAGCCCTTTGACTATTATATGGAGGGTGGTTCTATTGGCTTGGAAGAAGAGGAGTCTTCCTCATCCTTCCGACCCCACCTTCTTGAATGAGTACCACAAAGCCGAAGTCTCGCATACGCAAAAGTTCAG GTGTCTTGACAAGGCTGCAATCCTGGATGACTACGCAGCTGCCAACGGAAACAGAAACAACCCTTGGATAGTCTCAACAGTGACTCAAGTAGAAGAGGTGAAATTGGTACTGAAGCTAATCCCCATATGGTCCACCTGCATCCTCTTTTGGACAATCTACTCTCAGATGAACACCTTCACCATTGAACAAGCCACCTTCATGAACCGACACATTGGGTCCTTCGTTGTCCCTTCAGGCTCTTTCTCCTTCTTTCTCATCATCACAATTCTCCTCTTCACATCCCTAAACGAAAAGGTTTTCGTCCCTTTGGCACGAAAACTCACCCACAACAACCAAGGAATCACAAGCCTCCAGAGGATTGCAGTTGGACTAATTTTCTCAGCAGTTGCCATGGTAGCTTCTGCTCTAATAGAGAAGCACAGGAGAGAAATGGCTGTAAATCAGAACACTCAAATTAGTGCCTTCTGGCTAGTCCCTCAGTTCTTCCTTGTGGGTGCTGGGGAAGCTTTTGCTTACGTTGGACAGCTGGAGTTTTTCATCAGAGAAGCACCGGAAAAGATGAAATCTATGAGCACAGGGTTTTTCTTAAGCACTCTATCAATGGGATACTTTGTGAGTAGTTTGCTGGTGTCTTTGGTGGATAAGGTGACGAAAGGGAACTGGCTTCGAAGCAACTTGGATGAAGCTAAACTGGATAACTTCTACTGGATACTTGCGGTGCTAGTAGTGTTGAATTTCTTAGTTTTTCTTGCCTTTGCAGCCAAACACCAGTACAAGGTACAGCCCACTACAAGTCACGGTCGGGAGAAGGAGCTCAAGATTTGGAACGATGGGTCGATTGAAGATCCAGAGAAGAATAAGAGTGCCAAAGAAAAAGAGGGACCTTAG
- the LOC131330723 gene encoding uncharacterized protein LOC131330723 isoform X3: MSSSEPISGDGGEDRELADVHVAELVAVSTDESSPDSILQEQIAPLLAPLEKPKINIFAISYPRRKPNRDQVIRLPESEISLFTQFFTWAWSGSRYSGLLCMALSSTIYCIMEVLSDIFSVQAIPLFEITTTRCTIIAILSFMWLRRSGQPIFGQTNRNLLVSRALVGYLSLLSFVYWSCLQFLRCALHFPANDYHTRYRRWLAKAAELTDLSAQGSHHIYAVLIGLFSSITGGISYCLIRAGAKASDQPVVTVFSFGILASPASVICTFAFEDIVLPNVYSFVLMVVLGIMAFFAEVLLARGLQLEKTSKVANIQYVEAALSQLWGMGLQRIAPSFGRVVGCSLILISAFCTMYIGPDKDTE, encoded by the exons ATGTCCTCCTCAGAGCCGATCTCCGGCGACGGAGGAGAGGATCGAGAACTGGCCGATGTCCACGTGGCGGAACTGGTCGCGGTGTCGACGGACGAATCTAGTCCTGATTCAATTCTACAGGAGCAAATAGCCCCTCTGTTGGCCCCATTGGAGAAGCCTAAGATCAACATCTTCGCCATCTCCTACCCCAGACGGAAACCAAACAGG GATCAAGTTATAAGATTACCGGAATCAGAGATCTCACTTTTTACACAATTCTTCACATGGGCATGGAGCGGATCAAGGTATTCTGGTCTACTATGCATGGCCCTCTCATCTACTATCTACTGTATCATGGAAGTTCTTTCCGATATTTTTTCTG TGCAAGCAATACCTCTTTTTGAGATAACAACTACAAGATGTACAATTATTGCGATATTGTCATTTATGTGGCTGAGAAGGAGTGGACAGCCAATATTTGGGCAAACAAACAGGAACCTTTTGGTTTCAAGAGCTCTTGTAGGATACCTGTCATTGTTGAGTTTTGTTTATTG GTCTTGCTTGCAGTTTCTTCGGTGTGCTCTTCATTTTCCGGCCAATGACTACCACACAAGGTACAGAA GATGGCTGGCGAAAGCTGCAGAATTAACTGATTTGTCTGCTCAGGGAAGCCATCATATTTATGCAGTATTGATTGGTTTGTTTTCATCAATAACTGGTGGAATCAGCTACTGTCTCATAAGGGCAGGAGCAAAGGCATCTGATCAACCTGT GGTCACTGTCTTTTCATTTGGAATACTTGCAAGCCCGGCTTCAGTAATATGTACATTTGCCTTTGAG GATATTGTGCTACCTAATGTTTATTCTTTCGTTCTTATGGTTGTCTTGGGCATAATGGCCTTCTTCGCAGAG GTATTATTAGCACGTGGTCTTCAGCTTGAGAAAACCAGCAAAGTTGCAAATATTCAGTATGTTGAG GCTGCCCTATCACAATTGTGGGGAATGGGTTTGCAAAGAATAGCTCCGTCCTTTGGCAGAGTTGTTGGTTGTTCTCTTATCTTGATTTCAGCATTTTGTACTATGTATATTGGTCCTGATAAAGACACCGAATGA
- the LOC131330723 gene encoding uncharacterized protein LOC131330723 isoform X1: protein MSSSEPISGDGGEDRELADVHVAELVAVSTDESSPDSILQEQIAPLLAPLEKPKINIFAISYPRRKPNRDQVIRLPESEISLFTQFFTWAWSGSRYSGLLCMALSSTIYCIMEVLSDIFSVQAIPLFEITTTRCTIIAILSFMWLRRSGQPIFGQTNRNLLVSRALVGYLSLLSFVYCWGPLLVLFFTVKWESNIRQRYRICEITLSIQRLPLSQAVILSFTTPIMASLAARVILREKLKIAEIGGLACSFFGVLFIFRPMTTTQGWLAKAAELTDLSAQGSHHIYAVLIGLFSSITGGISYCLIRAGAKASDQPVVTVFSFGILASPASVICTFAFEDIVLPNVYSFVLMVVLGIMAFFAEVLLARGLQLEKTSKVANIQYVEAALSQLWGMGLQRIAPSFGRVVGCSLILISAFCTMYIGPDKDTE from the exons ATGTCCTCCTCAGAGCCGATCTCCGGCGACGGAGGAGAGGATCGAGAACTGGCCGATGTCCACGTGGCGGAACTGGTCGCGGTGTCGACGGACGAATCTAGTCCTGATTCAATTCTACAGGAGCAAATAGCCCCTCTGTTGGCCCCATTGGAGAAGCCTAAGATCAACATCTTCGCCATCTCCTACCCCAGACGGAAACCAAACAGG GATCAAGTTATAAGATTACCGGAATCAGAGATCTCACTTTTTACACAATTCTTCACATGGGCATGGAGCGGATCAAGGTATTCTGGTCTACTATGCATGGCCCTCTCATCTACTATCTACTGTATCATGGAAGTTCTTTCCGATATTTTTTCTG TGCAAGCAATACCTCTTTTTGAGATAACAACTACAAGATGTACAATTATTGCGATATTGTCATTTATGTGGCTGAGAAGGAGTGGACAGCCAATATTTGGGCAAACAAACAGGAACCTTTTGGTTTCAAGAGCTCTTGTAGGATACCTGTCATTGTTGAGTTTTGTTTATTG TTGGGGGCCATTGCTTGTCCTGTTCTTTACTGTCAAATGGGAAAGTAATATAAGGCAACGTTACCGAATATGCGAGATAACTTTAAG CATTCAGAGGTTACCACTGTCCCAGGCCGTTATATTGAGCTTTACAACTCCAATCATGGCGTCCCTTGCAGCAAGAGTTATCTTGCgtgaaaagttgaaaattgCGGAAATAGGAG GTCTTGCTTGCAGTTTCTTCGGTGTGCTCTTCATTTTCCGGCCAATGACTACCACACAAG GATGGCTGGCGAAAGCTGCAGAATTAACTGATTTGTCTGCTCAGGGAAGCCATCATATTTATGCAGTATTGATTGGTTTGTTTTCATCAATAACTGGTGGAATCAGCTACTGTCTCATAAGGGCAGGAGCAAAGGCATCTGATCAACCTGT GGTCACTGTCTTTTCATTTGGAATACTTGCAAGCCCGGCTTCAGTAATATGTACATTTGCCTTTGAG GATATTGTGCTACCTAATGTTTATTCTTTCGTTCTTATGGTTGTCTTGGGCATAATGGCCTTCTTCGCAGAG GTATTATTAGCACGTGGTCTTCAGCTTGAGAAAACCAGCAAAGTTGCAAATATTCAGTATGTTGAG GCTGCCCTATCACAATTGTGGGGAATGGGTTTGCAAAGAATAGCTCCGTCCTTTGGCAGAGTTGTTGGTTGTTCTCTTATCTTGATTTCAGCATTTTGTACTATGTATATTGGTCCTGATAAAGACACCGAATGA
- the LOC131330723 gene encoding uncharacterized protein LOC131330723 isoform X2 yields MSSSEPISGDGGEDRELADVHVAELVAVSTDESSPDSILQEQIAPLLAPLEKPKINIFAISYPRRKPNRDQVIRLPESEISLFTQFFTWAWSGSRYSGLLCMALSSTIYCIMEVLSDIFSVQAIPLFEITTTRCTIIAILSFMWLRRSGQPIFGQTNRNLLVSRALVGYLSLLSFVYCIQRLPLSQAVILSFTTPIMASLAARVILREKLKIAEIGGLACSFFGVLFIFRPMTTTQGWLAKAAELTDLSAQGSHHIYAVLIGLFSSITGGISYCLIRAGAKASDQPVVTVFSFGILASPASVICTFAFEDIVLPNVYSFVLMVVLGIMAFFAEVLLARGLQLEKTSKVANIQYVEAALSQLWGMGLQRIAPSFGRVVGCSLILISAFCTMYIGPDKDTE; encoded by the exons ATGTCCTCCTCAGAGCCGATCTCCGGCGACGGAGGAGAGGATCGAGAACTGGCCGATGTCCACGTGGCGGAACTGGTCGCGGTGTCGACGGACGAATCTAGTCCTGATTCAATTCTACAGGAGCAAATAGCCCCTCTGTTGGCCCCATTGGAGAAGCCTAAGATCAACATCTTCGCCATCTCCTACCCCAGACGGAAACCAAACAGG GATCAAGTTATAAGATTACCGGAATCAGAGATCTCACTTTTTACACAATTCTTCACATGGGCATGGAGCGGATCAAGGTATTCTGGTCTACTATGCATGGCCCTCTCATCTACTATCTACTGTATCATGGAAGTTCTTTCCGATATTTTTTCTG TGCAAGCAATACCTCTTTTTGAGATAACAACTACAAGATGTACAATTATTGCGATATTGTCATTTATGTGGCTGAGAAGGAGTGGACAGCCAATATTTGGGCAAACAAACAGGAACCTTTTGGTTTCAAGAGCTCTTGTAGGATACCTGTCATTGTTGAGTTTTGTTTATTG CATTCAGAGGTTACCACTGTCCCAGGCCGTTATATTGAGCTTTACAACTCCAATCATGGCGTCCCTTGCAGCAAGAGTTATCTTGCgtgaaaagttgaaaattgCGGAAATAGGAG GTCTTGCTTGCAGTTTCTTCGGTGTGCTCTTCATTTTCCGGCCAATGACTACCACACAAG GATGGCTGGCGAAAGCTGCAGAATTAACTGATTTGTCTGCTCAGGGAAGCCATCATATTTATGCAGTATTGATTGGTTTGTTTTCATCAATAACTGGTGGAATCAGCTACTGTCTCATAAGGGCAGGAGCAAAGGCATCTGATCAACCTGT GGTCACTGTCTTTTCATTTGGAATACTTGCAAGCCCGGCTTCAGTAATATGTACATTTGCCTTTGAG GATATTGTGCTACCTAATGTTTATTCTTTCGTTCTTATGGTTGTCTTGGGCATAATGGCCTTCTTCGCAGAG GTATTATTAGCACGTGGTCTTCAGCTTGAGAAAACCAGCAAAGTTGCAAATATTCAGTATGTTGAG GCTGCCCTATCACAATTGTGGGGAATGGGTTTGCAAAGAATAGCTCCGTCCTTTGGCAGAGTTGTTGGTTGTTCTCTTATCTTGATTTCAGCATTTTGTACTATGTATATTGGTCCTGATAAAGACACCGAATGA